Within Pempheris klunzingeri isolate RE-2024b chromosome 24, fPemKlu1.hap1, whole genome shotgun sequence, the genomic segment TGGAACTTTTTCAAGAAATCAGAGaatttgttttttccctttttagaTTCCTTTTAGTCACAGTGCTGCCGTAGAAATTAAAAAGGTAATGGCTCATGAATATGTCCAAAATTTGGGATAGAAATCTAAAATAATACCTCAGTAATGGCGATAATAGtgctttacattttattaatgttttatattcacACTAAATATTGTGATGGATGTTTGGGtgaaacaacaaatacattaaaccTAATCCGAGCATGCATTGTGGGTCTCTGCAGGAAAGTTCACCTGATCTGTGTCCCTTTGGATCGTGGGAGGAAAGTGGAGCACTGGAAGAATCCCGCACGAGATCAAAATCCACACAGCAAGACCCCCCGTTGGGTTTAAACCCATGTGCATCTGGCCGTAAAGCCACAGCGCAGCATTTGAGCCACCGCAGCCGGATAGAAGGTACTGAAGTAAATGGAAATACCAATACAATTTAAATCCTAACAGGAAGCAGGAATATGTGTGAATGAGACTTTGGCAATAATGAGGCTGCACGGACTTCGACTGCTATTGTTTCCTGAGCTGTAAATCCAAGAATTATGTTCAGGAAGTCCCTCCGTGGATTGGTGTCCATATGATAAGACCACTGGTCCCACAATCTGGTCAGTGGCAATGAGAATCGGCACATGTAAAACgtataaatgtttaataatgtgatattttagAAACCCTCACAGAGGAACTCTTTTCTCTTGACCCCTCAAAGGGATGTCAGAGCTTTTAACTGCACGCTGAAATTTGTGTTCTCTCACAGGTTAAGCATTTATCTGATGCTATCCAGTGCTTTTCCCCCGTTCCAGGGTGACTTATAAAGGCCATCTTGTAAATACCAACAAGAGACGGCAATGCAATTGCAAACACTgtaaatgacagaaatgtttccCTTTGGTGTCAGTAAAAGTGAATGAAGTCAGCTATTTGTGCAGCTATTCAACACTGTGACTGGAATAGAATCACCTGCAGACCCGAAACCACGCAGACTTTAATCCTCATTCAGCGCAAAATATTCAGTGTTCACTAATTAGGGCTTGAATAGTGTTGTGGAATTCAATTAATCAGCATTTTGAATGTAGCTTATGTTTATAAAAGGATGCACAGTTAATTAAAGTCTACAAAGTGCCTCTTTTCAGCATGTTTATCAGTTATTAATACTTGATTAATTAAGTAGAGGGAGGGGGATCATTATTGGATGTTCACTTATCTCCCCCTTGTGGTTATTTCTTGTAGCTACATCTCACGGGTCAGTCGattttaaagggaaaatccCCCTTGAAATGTGCTATTTCAAAGGTTTTGGACAGCAAATGCAATGGATATCTGGACTTCAAGACATTGCTTGATGATTTCCTCAGTTGAGCCATGTAGGAGATCATCCAGTGACACCAGATACTGTTGCCAGTTTATGTCTGTGTCACTAAAATCACACCAGGTGTTGGATGTTAAGATGttaagaaagaggaaaagtgcttaagaaaaaaatacattcttcTCTGTATTTTCTTGCATTCAAAAGTTCAAACAAGCATCTTAGAAAATGACCATAGTTCATCACAATGCAACTGAGAGCATGGttaccataaaaaaaaataacaaagaaatcaaataaatatatagataaataacataaatgtaCTATTTTATTCTTAGGAAATATGAAGTGCTTTGTAAAGCTCAGTCTGGGATATTTAGAATGCATTTCTAAGTAATCAAgtagttttaatgtttttactacTAATAAGctaatcatttattttagatggcaaatacttttttaaatataactcATATTTTGACAACAAAGTTCTCTCATTTAAGATATTCagcctttttttccctgcaTATTAAAGATGCACTAAACTGTCACTGCACTGGACAGAAAAGATAATACTACACTGAAATGCCGATGGTGGAGCCAGTTCCAATTCGTAGTGTGGGGACCTTTTTAGGACACTAGGCAGAACTGGTGAGATACTGTCATCAGGTTAGGATAAGCTTTCAGAAAAACACGTATTTTTTAGCAATCAGATAAGTCAAAAATATCGTCATTTCATCTTTGTGATTAAATGAGATGACGTACTGTATTTTTTAGTGGCGTACAGGTGGCTCTCTGAAGATATGGAATTTAGCCTTGATTGGCCCGTTGCGTCCCACCAAAACAGGAAGTTTTCAGAGTTTACAGGCTAGCTAACTAGCCGCCGGGATACATACAAATTGTTGTATGTTTCGACAAATGTTTAAATTGTGTGGACTACCTGCCAGCGCCACAGACGACAAACGACTAGCCCAGCAACAGCTGTAAGTGAACGTGACCATCGGCTTCTCTTTGTGGTATTTAACTCAAACGGGGTCAGTGTGAGTTTTAAGATTAGCATACTAGCTATCTggcaagctaacgttagctaggtcACGAATCACATTAATATCCGCCTGGgtggttttttttctgcaggattcAGCATTAAGTTACGCCGCTCTCCGTAGTGTCTGCTGACAGCCTTTCGTGTTTTACCCCTATATTTAGATAACCAGGCAGCACCGTAACATGAAGCCATGGAGGAGCGAAAGCTAAAGAGAAAGAGTCCCAGGAACTCCACCAGCACAGCGGCTCCGACCGGCGGCTCTGGCCGGAAACCAAGCGCTTCCTCCGGGGGAAGGCACGTAGGCTACAGTCATAACATGGGGACTCACTCCAGCCAAAAGAGCAAGAGCAGGAGGTACGACCACGATTATTTCACTACTAATCATAGTATATCATTGTTTAAATCTTCCTCACAAATGAAGGGATGTATGTATTTGAGGCTGCTGGTCCTGATCATCAGTATCACTCTTTGTGTTCTTGCAGGGGAGCTAGAGATAAATCCAGGTACCATCTGGGTTTGGGTGGTAAAGCTAATCAGACCCAGGGCCAGGCAGCGCCCATCATCCAGCACTCCTTCCTGACTGATGTGTCAGACGTGCAGGAGATGGAGAATGGCCTGCTCAGTCTCCTCAACGACTTCCACTCAGGGAAACTACAAGCGTTTGGTAATTTTGAATTTGAGAGGAAGTTTTAATCTGAGGCACACGCTGTCCCACTTGTGTCGAAAGATGACACCGGCGTGCACGCAAACCTTTTTAGATCTGATAGAAGTGTGACAACTGAAGCAGATGGATGGGGGATTAACAAGATAACAGTGCGCATATATCAGCGATGgtcttctctcctgtctgtgtcaGGTAACGAGTGCTCCATTGGCCAGATGGAGCATGTGAGAGAGATGCAGGAGAAGCTGGCCCGTTTGCACTTTGACCTCTACGGTGAGGTGGATGAAATGCCCGAGGATCAGAGGAAAGTGGCGTGTGACACCAACATGGACAAACTGCTTCTTAATGTAAGACTGTTGCAGCACAAGTCGACCCTTGCTgtattttacatgtgtgtgtgtgtgtgtgaaagcatcCTCTTATGATACATAATGGTGCAGCACACTGAGCTCATTGTGCTGTTGGACGGATTTACTGTGGTCCTGGATAGAGCTGTTCATTGACGTGGTGTTAACTACTCAACATCCCAGCAAGAATTTAGCTGCTTACTCCCCTCCCGAGACTTTATCCTGTTCAACAAGCAAACTGAAGGTCCTTAATGCTGATTTAAGATGAATAACGAGCTCAAAATGTCCTTTCTCTCcgcagctggaggagctgagtTCTTCTATGTATCCTTTGATGTTTAAGATTCACCAGTGTTGCCATCACAGTAGCCCTTAATAGCTTTTAAAGGCTCTAAAGTCAAAGAGCCCTCAGGTTTCCTGTCTGTTCAGTGATGGTCTTGATTAAAAATGTCAGATTCCCTCCTGTGTTTGCACCTTGACTCTGTTTCTCCAGTCAGAAACTGAATCTCGCCGACTCCCAAGAGATCCCGAGGACTGCCAGCATGTGATTTCCTCTTGTCTTCTCAACCCCATCTGACCCGACTGTTTGTTTTAAGCCACCTTGAGGGGCTGCAACAGATAAGGTGGAGTTGAAGCGAGCTTGAGGCACTGTTTCTCTTAAGTATTATGGCAGTAATGGCAACAAAAGCTGTCCACCAGCGTTCCCTGTCTGCACAAGGGGGGGTGTATGCATTGTGGGATTGGCCAACAGGGATGCACTGACGGCCCTATTTTAACTCCTTACATTGTACCAACGGTGAGTGCTAAATACAGTGGTTAATACTGAGTAGAAATCTAATCTTACTAAACAGCCAGACTGCAGTAATGAGCTCACTGAGCTACAGTGTTGTGTACTTCACATAGTGGCCCTGGTGCATCCCTGTCATGGCCTGTTTAAAGTCAATATCTAGTCAGTTCACTCATTTCCAAACGGTCTAGATTTGCAGTACATCGCTAACCAAAGTGATATTGTTACAAAACTCaccttgttttgtccaacagcTGGTTAATTCACATCTTCAGACTTTGTTTATCAGCTTCCTTAAAAAGTGAACAGACTGCAAACTCGCACCTTCAGCAATTTCCACATATAGATAAACTTATTCTGCTGCACTTTTTCATAGCTACCATCACAGGTCAGTGTCTGGAACGTCACAAACGAAAGACCCAGAGGcggaaatacatttttttccccaatatAGAACTTTAACACAAGCTTAGATCTTATGTGTGACAATAAAATCCTGATTAGATTGACTTTTAGATGAATTCATATAAACGGTAACATTTAAACAGACTGGGTAGTAACAGTTCTGGGTCAAAGAAAAGCAATGACTGCAGTTTGTGATTTTGCAGCTGACCCCTTGCTACTTGTGAGTGGTCTCGTATCACCGCCAACACCTTGCTCAGTGTTGA encodes:
- the ccdc28a gene encoding coiled-coil domain-containing protein 28A → MEERKLKRKSPRNSTSTAAPTGGSGRKPSASSGGRHVGYSHNMGTHSSQKSKSRRGARDKSRYHLGLGGKANQTQGQAAPIIQHSFLTDVSDVQEMENGLLSLLNDFHSGKLQAFGNECSIGQMEHVREMQEKLARLHFDLYGEVDEMPEDQRKVACDTNMDKLLLNLEELSSSIQKLNLADSQEIPRTASM